The following proteins come from a genomic window of Ornithinimicrobium cryptoxanthini:
- a CDS encoding rhodanese-like domain-containing protein, translated as MSETPLISVADLPDDAVLVDVREDDEWVAGHAPHAIHVPMGTVPDNLDALPDADEPVPVICRSGGRSHRVVQWLVHQGFDVVNVDGGMRAWAGAGKEMTSENGSEPTVI; from the coding sequence ATGAGTGAGACACCGTTGATCTCCGTGGCCGACCTGCCCGACGACGCCGTCCTCGTGGATGTCCGCGAGGACGACGAGTGGGTGGCCGGCCACGCTCCCCACGCGATCCACGTCCCGATGGGCACCGTCCCGGACAACCTCGACGCCCTGCCCGACGCGGACGAGCCGGTCCCGGTGATCTGCCGCAGCGGGGGGCGGTCGCACCGCGTCGTGCAGTGGTTGGTCCACCAGGGCTTTGATGTCGTGAACGTCGATGGCGGCATGCGTGCCTGGGCCGGTGCCGGCAAGGAGATGACGAGCGAGAACGGCAGCGAGCCCACCGTCATCTAG
- a CDS encoding ATP-binding protein produces the protein MDPIRNPYAPGAGQRPPELAGRDEQLDRFQVVLERIQRGRPERSMILTGLRGVGKTVLLNALRSTAVRSRWGTGKFEARPDQALRRPLAAALHVAVRELGHPRGEELDHVLGVIKAFAQKDQPGAKLRDRWNPGIDVPAISGRADSGDIEIDLVELFTDVGGLAADVGKGAAVFIDEMQDLGPDDISAICAACHELSQTALPVIVVGAGLPHLPAVLSASKSYSERLFRYNRIDRLDRSNADQALRAPAQHEDADFTPEALDALYAATGGYPYFIQAYGKAVWDHAPQTPITAEDVRVASPEAESELAVGFFGSRYERATPGEREYLRAMADLGAQVAADDPDAVDAIESVPTADVAAHLERKPQSLSPARDALLKKGLIYSGERGRIAFTVPHFGRYLRAQA, from the coding sequence GTGGACCCGATACGCAACCCTTATGCCCCCGGCGCCGGGCAGCGCCCGCCCGAGCTCGCCGGCCGTGATGAGCAGCTCGACCGCTTCCAGGTGGTCCTCGAGCGGATCCAGCGGGGCCGTCCGGAGCGGTCGATGATTTTGACCGGGCTGCGCGGGGTCGGCAAAACGGTGCTGCTCAACGCGCTCCGCTCGACGGCGGTGCGCTCGCGGTGGGGGACCGGCAAGTTTGAGGCGCGCCCCGACCAGGCGCTGCGGCGCCCGCTGGCTGCGGCACTGCACGTCGCTGTCCGCGAGCTGGGCCATCCTCGCGGAGAGGAGCTGGACCACGTGCTCGGCGTCATCAAGGCGTTCGCCCAGAAGGACCAGCCGGGCGCCAAGCTGCGCGACCGCTGGAACCCGGGCATCGACGTGCCGGCCATCTCCGGACGGGCGGACTCGGGCGATATCGAGATCGACCTGGTGGAGCTGTTCACCGACGTGGGTGGTCTGGCTGCTGACGTCGGCAAGGGTGCCGCGGTGTTTATCGATGAGATGCAGGACCTTGGCCCGGACGACATCTCTGCGATCTGTGCCGCCTGTCATGAGCTCAGCCAGACCGCTCTGCCGGTGATCGTGGTTGGCGCCGGGTTGCCGCACCTGCCCGCGGTGCTGTCGGCGAGCAAGTCCTACTCGGAGCGGCTGTTCCGTTACAACCGCATCGATCGGCTCGATCGGTCCAACGCTGATCAGGCGCTGCGGGCTCCCGCCCAGCACGAGGACGCCGACTTCACCCCCGAGGCGCTGGATGCGCTGTATGCCGCGACCGGCGGTTATCCCTATTTCATCCAGGCCTATGGCAAGGCGGTGTGGGACCACGCCCCCCAGACGCCGATCACCGCGGAGGACGTGCGCGTCGCCTCTCCCGAGGCCGAGTCGGAGCTGGCCGTCGGCTTTTTCGGGTCGCGCTATGAGCGCGCGACGCCGGGGGAGCGGGAGTATCTGCGGGCCATGGCCGACCTCGGTGCCCAGGTCGCGGCCGACGATCCCGACGCGGTCGATGCGATCGAGTCCGTGCCGACCGCCGACGTCGCGGCCCATCTGGAGCGCAAGCCCCAGTCGTTGTCCCCTGCGCGCGATGCCCTGTTGAAGAAGGGGCTGATCTATTCGGGCGAGCGCGGGCGGATCGCCTTCACGGTGCCGCACTTCGGCAGATACCTGCGGGCCCAGGCCTGA
- a CDS encoding pyridoxamine 5'-phosphate oxidase family protein translates to MARSQLSEAERRFLLDPPRSLARIATVDADGMPHVVPGGWSYDPATQELVLGGRDVPRTVRAAHVRATGRAAVVIDGLASGPGWSPWAFMVRGRARIDDDSATLRLTLDDVTSWGLTAIMPDGPSSH, encoded by the coding sequence GTGGCCAGGTCGCAACTGAGCGAGGCAGAGCGGCGCTTTCTGCTCGACCCACCCCGGTCCTTGGCCCGGATCGCCACCGTCGACGCCGATGGTATGCCGCACGTCGTTCCTGGTGGCTGGTCGTACGACCCGGCCACCCAGGAACTTGTCCTCGGCGGCCGGGACGTCCCCCGGACGGTGCGAGCCGCCCACGTCCGCGCCACCGGGCGCGCCGCCGTTGTCATCGACGGCCTCGCGTCGGGCCCGGGCTGGTCGCCCTGGGCGTTCATGGTCCGTGGCCGCGCCAGAATCGACGACGACAGCGCCACCCTGCGCCTGACCCTCGATGACGTGACGTCGTGGGGCCTGACCGCGATCATGCCGGACGGCCCCTCGTCCCACTGA
- a CDS encoding DUF6069 family protein yields the protein MFAHPVAPTRSATGAGSSLSAALAWRTGLWSVATALTVNITVLVLARGLGADMLLRRAETEPPMAIGVGMIALMTIAPMLLATLLLLRLRRSGTRAWRVLAVIGLMVAVVTVPAPFTMIAGTDTQVALACMHLAAGAAWFIAVRRATSSKAQ from the coding sequence ATGTTCGCTCACCCAGTTGCACCGACTCGCTCCGCTACTGGTGCCGGGTCTTCTCTCTCGGCCGCCCTTGCATGGCGCACAGGGCTGTGGTCCGTTGCGACAGCGCTGACCGTCAACATCACCGTCCTGGTCCTGGCCCGTGGGCTGGGGGCCGACATGCTCCTCCGGCGTGCCGAGACTGAGCCCCCGATGGCCATCGGAGTCGGGATGATCGCACTGATGACCATCGCGCCGATGCTCTTAGCCACGTTGCTGCTGCTGCGACTGCGCCGGTCGGGGACTCGTGCCTGGCGCGTCCTTGCGGTGATCGGCCTGATGGTCGCTGTCGTGACCGTGCCTGCACCGTTCACCATGATCGCGGGGACAGATACGCAGGTGGCGTTGGCCTGCATGCACCTCGCGGCTGGCGCCGCCTGGTTCATCGCGGTCCGCCGGGCCACGAGCAGCAAGGCGCAGTGA
- a CDS encoding MarR family winged helix-turn-helix transcriptional regulator, which yields MSSATEVDVLAEAHGLSAQLLRVAERARNDFADVVGELGLTPQQARAVLWLDNPSAMRTLAEHLACDASNVTGIADRLEESGLVERVPGQDRRVKLLRLTTKGVALRADLADRVAAGSTVTAKLTSQERTQLAALLDKLLA from the coding sequence GTGTCCTCCGCGACCGAAGTCGACGTCTTGGCCGAGGCCCACGGCCTCAGTGCCCAGCTTCTGCGCGTGGCCGAGCGCGCTCGCAACGACTTCGCAGACGTCGTCGGCGAGCTGGGGCTGACACCACAGCAGGCCCGCGCCGTGCTCTGGCTGGATAACCCCAGCGCCATGCGAACTCTGGCCGAGCACCTGGCTTGCGACGCCTCCAACGTCACCGGAATCGCAGACCGGCTGGAGGAGTCCGGGCTCGTCGAGCGGGTCCCTGGTCAGGACCGCCGCGTCAAGTTGCTCCGACTCACCACCAAAGGTGTGGCACTGCGCGCCGACCTCGCCGACCGCGTCGCCGCCGGCTCCACCGTCACCGCCAAGCTGACCAGCCAAGAACGCACCCAACTCGCAGCACTGCTCGACAAGCTCCTCGCCTGA
- a CDS encoding helix-turn-helix transcriptional regulator → MTTPSGRLLSLLSLLQARRDWPGESLADRLGVSRRTVRRDVDRLRELGYPVQTTKGPAGGYRLAPGSDLPPLLFDDEQAVAVAVALQTATLGVTGVQEAAVRALATIRQVMPSRLRHRVDALQVLAVPPTSSPATAVDPEVLLQFGACNRDHQVLRFDYVDKEGAGSLRRVEPHRLVSRRGRWYAVAWDLDRADWRTFRVDRVRPRTPVGPRFSPRELTDEMVADLVRPPGESTWPVLGRVVLHAPAGDVSRWVRPEQGTVISRDDTSCELEVGSWSWPSLAAWLLLFEEEFEVLDPPELVAALEEISGRVGRAVRASGDGTGTRSSPS, encoded by the coding sequence ATGACGACTCCCTCTGGACGGCTGCTCTCGCTGCTGTCGCTGCTCCAGGCCCGACGTGACTGGCCGGGCGAGTCGCTCGCGGACCGGCTGGGCGTGAGCAGGCGCACGGTCCGGCGCGACGTGGACCGGCTGCGGGAGCTGGGCTACCCGGTGCAGACGACCAAGGGGCCGGCTGGTGGCTACCGGCTGGCGCCCGGCAGCGACCTGCCGCCGCTGCTCTTCGACGACGAGCAGGCGGTCGCCGTCGCCGTGGCGCTGCAGACGGCGACGCTGGGCGTGACCGGTGTCCAGGAGGCCGCGGTCCGCGCGCTCGCGACGATCCGCCAGGTCATGCCCTCGCGGCTGCGGCACCGGGTCGACGCGCTGCAAGTGCTCGCCGTGCCGCCCACCTCCTCCCCCGCCACCGCGGTCGACCCCGAGGTGCTGCTCCAGTTCGGTGCCTGCAACCGGGACCACCAGGTGCTGCGCTTCGACTACGTCGACAAGGAGGGCGCGGGCTCCCTGCGCCGGGTCGAGCCGCACCGGCTGGTGAGCCGCCGCGGTCGGTGGTATGCCGTGGCCTGGGACCTCGACCGCGCCGACTGGCGCACGTTCCGCGTCGACCGGGTGCGGCCACGGACGCCGGTCGGCCCCCGCTTCAGTCCTCGAGAGCTGACGGACGAGATGGTCGCCGACCTGGTCCGCCCGCCGGGCGAGTCGACGTGGCCGGTGCTTGGGCGGGTCGTCCTGCATGCACCGGCGGGAGACGTCTCACGGTGGGTCCGCCCGGAGCAGGGCACGGTCATCTCGCGCGACGACACTTCTTGCGAGCTCGAGGTCGGCTCGTGGTCGTGGCCGTCACTGGCGGCGTGGCTGCTGCTTTTTGAGGAGGAGTTCGAGGTGCTTGATCCGCCGGAGCTGGTCGCCGCGCTGGAGGAGATCAGTGGAAGGGTTGGGCGAGCGGTGAGGGCGTCGGGGGACGGAACCGGCACCCGCTCTTCACCGAGCTGA
- a CDS encoding ATP-binding cassette domain-containing protein, protein MIETRGLTKDFAGRKETVHAVRGIDLHVERGETVAVLGPNGAGKTTTMRMLTTLTAPTAGTARVAGYDVVRAPAQVRQRLGYVGQGNGAGHGQRALDELAMQGLTFGMSRRTARVRAQELMAGLDLAGKERAKVSELSGGQRRRLDVAMGLMHAPELLVLDEPSTGLDPHNRANLWEHIAALRDEHDITLPLTTHYLDEADTMAKRVVIVDHGRVIADDAPEVLKSRHAGDRLTVTTASAEQTARLAARLESWEATSEVRLAGATLTADIAAGSTRVSELVRTADADGIPITDLQMRRPTLDDVFLNLTGRSLREAAAPTDLTDPTEESAA, encoded by the coding sequence ATGATCGAGACCAGAGGCCTGACGAAGGACTTCGCCGGGCGCAAGGAGACGGTGCACGCGGTGCGCGGCATCGACCTGCACGTGGAGCGTGGCGAGACCGTCGCCGTCCTGGGGCCGAACGGCGCCGGCAAGACGACGACGATGCGGATGCTGACCACCCTGACAGCGCCGACCGCGGGCACCGCCCGGGTGGCGGGGTATGACGTGGTGCGGGCCCCCGCGCAGGTGCGGCAGCGCCTGGGATACGTCGGGCAGGGCAACGGCGCCGGCCACGGCCAGCGCGCGCTCGACGAGCTGGCCATGCAGGGCCTCACCTTCGGGATGAGCCGACGGACCGCCCGGGTGAGGGCGCAGGAGCTGATGGCTGGGCTGGACCTGGCAGGCAAGGAGCGCGCCAAGGTCTCCGAGCTGTCCGGCGGCCAGCGTCGTCGCCTCGACGTGGCCATGGGGCTGATGCACGCGCCGGAGCTGCTCGTCCTGGACGAGCCCTCCACGGGTCTGGACCCGCACAACCGGGCCAACCTGTGGGAGCACATCGCGGCACTGCGCGACGAGCACGACATCACGCTGCCGCTCACCACCCACTACCTCGACGAGGCGGACACGATGGCCAAGCGCGTGGTGATCGTCGACCACGGCAGGGTCATCGCCGACGACGCCCCCGAGGTGCTCAAGAGCAGGCACGCCGGCGACCGGCTCACGGTCACCACGGCGAGCGCGGAGCAGACCGCCCGCCTGGCCGCCCGGCTGGAGTCGTGGGAGGCGACGAGCGAGGTCCGGCTCGCCGGCGCAACGCTCACCGCGGACATCGCGGCCGGGTCCACCCGGGTGAGCGAGCTGGTCCGCACGGCCGACGCCGACGGCATACCGATCACCGACCTGCAGATGAGGCGCCCGACGCTCGACGACGTCTTCCTCAACCTGACCGGCCGCAGCCTGCGCGAGGCCGCCGCCCCGACCGACCTGACCGACCCGACCGAGGAGAGCGCAGCATGA
- a CDS encoding ABC transporter permease has translation MSTTTLTQVGTPVEMPSAPPRRSVVGDTLIVLTRELRPTLHDPFSVVFSLIQPIFFLALFGPLLAGNLGGGLSDGEVWQWFVPAILVMISLFGSTTVGSNLLFEMQTGAHERMLVTPLARSSLLVGRALKEIVTLVAQAVVIVLVMLPFGFRLHPGGALLGLVLLAILGVGISAVSYALALAVRNQDWMFWVVQQTVLFPLMILSGMLLPLDGGPGWMRALARANPLSYVVEAERALFAGDLTAAPVLWGFVAAALTAAVGLAVGIRSMRRGD, from the coding sequence ATGAGCACCACGACCCTGACCCAGGTGGGCACGCCCGTCGAGATGCCCTCGGCACCTCCCCGCCGCAGCGTGGTGGGGGACACGCTCATCGTGCTGACCCGCGAGCTGCGGCCCACGCTGCACGACCCGTTCTCGGTGGTCTTCTCGCTGATCCAGCCGATCTTCTTCCTGGCGCTCTTCGGTCCGCTGCTGGCCGGCAACCTCGGCGGGGGCCTATCCGACGGCGAGGTCTGGCAGTGGTTCGTCCCGGCGATCCTGGTGATGATCTCGCTCTTCGGCTCGACCACGGTGGGCTCCAACCTGCTCTTCGAGATGCAGACCGGTGCGCACGAGCGGATGCTCGTCACGCCGCTGGCGCGCTCCTCGCTGCTCGTCGGGCGGGCCCTGAAGGAGATCGTCACCCTCGTGGCGCAGGCCGTGGTCATCGTGCTGGTGATGCTGCCATTCGGCTTCCGGCTGCACCCCGGCGGTGCCCTGCTGGGGCTGGTCCTGCTGGCCATCCTCGGCGTTGGGATCAGCGCGGTGAGCTATGCGCTGGCCCTCGCGGTGCGCAACCAAGACTGGATGTTCTGGGTGGTGCAGCAGACCGTGCTCTTCCCACTGATGATCCTCTCGGGGATGCTGCTGCCGCTCGACGGCGGGCCGGGGTGGATGCGGGCCCTGGCCCGGGCCAACCCTCTGTCGTATGTCGTGGAGGCCGAGCGGGCGCTCTTCGCCGGGGACCTGACGGCGGCGCCGGTGCTGTGGGGGTTCGTGGCGGCGGCGCTCACCGCGGCCGTCGGGCTTGCGGTCGGGATCCGGTCGATGAGGCGCGGCGACTGA
- a CDS encoding MarR family winged helix-turn-helix transcriptional regulator: MSATTGLDVTAGLIRSAALIHDVHAAVSGEHGLTPQQAQLMCVVGDQPSSMVQLGALLRIGKSSMTGLIDRAQRAGLVQRVPAPDDGRSFLIEPTPLGRRTNEGFRRAVGQRLDEVLATLTTQERDTLAAVLSKIVLNNQAPETWPEQ; the protein is encoded by the coding sequence GTGAGCGCGACCACAGGGCTAGACGTCACGGCTGGGTTGATCCGCAGCGCGGCGCTGATCCATGACGTTCATGCGGCCGTCAGTGGCGAGCACGGACTCACCCCCCAGCAGGCGCAGCTGATGTGTGTGGTGGGCGACCAGCCCTCGAGCATGGTGCAGCTCGGCGCGCTGCTGCGGATCGGCAAGTCCAGCATGACCGGCCTGATCGACCGGGCCCAACGCGCGGGGCTCGTCCAGCGGGTGCCTGCGCCGGACGACGGTCGCTCGTTCCTGATCGAACCGACACCGCTCGGCCGCCGCACGAACGAGGGGTTCCGCCGTGCCGTGGGGCAGCGACTCGATGAGGTCCTGGCGACCCTGACGACGCAGGAGCGGGACACCCTCGCCGCGGTCCTGTCGAAAATCGTCCTGAACAATCAGGCCCCTGAGACGTGGCCAGAACAGTGA
- a CDS encoding luciferase family protein has product MTTPDQTALPVRPGSPPATTPTNPHTQLGQIAPVHLQDRLRDHALSLPGVRRGISRVSVPGAVAFYLDEPLNPPTMPDLFGGEWGHIHPPSDGSLHLNVPTELAERLIQAGWAEYHSLVGRGHIPPLVVMLYGPRDEAELTVCASAVEEAYLANGGARHDPTGRALGFS; this is encoded by the coding sequence ATGACAACACCTGACCAGACGGCGCTGCCGGTCCGGCCTGGATCGCCTCCGGCGACCACCCCGACCAACCCGCACACCCAGCTCGGCCAGATCGCCCCGGTCCACCTGCAGGACCGGCTGCGCGACCACGCCCTGTCATTGCCTGGGGTCCGGCGCGGGATCAGCCGCGTCTCGGTCCCGGGCGCCGTGGCCTTCTACCTCGACGAGCCCCTGAACCCCCCGACGATGCCCGACCTCTTCGGGGGCGAGTGGGGACACATCCACCCGCCCTCCGACGGCAGCCTGCACCTGAACGTGCCGACGGAGCTGGCCGAGCGGCTGATCCAGGCCGGCTGGGCGGAGTACCACTCCCTTGTCGGACGTGGCCACATCCCGCCGCTGGTCGTGATGCTCTACGGGCCACGCGACGAGGCCGAACTCACCGTCTGCGCCTCCGCCGTCGAGGAGGCCTACCTGGCCAACGGCGGAGCGCGCCACGACCCGACTGGGCGCGCCCTGGGCTTCTCCTGA
- a CDS encoding DUF4260 family protein translates to MALPVWFQRIESAAIAVLVVVAFVRLDFAWWWLIAVFLLWDVSMVGYLASPRVGAISYNVGHSYLGPAALLALTWLAAGDARWPIFVALTWAFHIAVDRLLGYGLKFTDRFTHTHLGEVGKKH, encoded by the coding sequence ATGGCCCTGCCAGTGTGGTTCCAGCGGATCGAGAGCGCCGCCATCGCGGTGCTTGTTGTCGTCGCCTTCGTTCGGTTGGACTTCGCTTGGTGGTGGCTCATCGCGGTCTTCCTGCTGTGGGATGTATCGATGGTTGGCTACCTTGCCTCACCAAGGGTCGGCGCGATCAGTTACAACGTCGGCCACAGCTATCTTGGCCCAGCCGCGCTCCTCGCTCTCACCTGGCTGGCGGCGGGCGACGCTCGGTGGCCGATATTCGTCGCCCTGACGTGGGCCTTCCACATCGCCGTCGATCGTCTACTCGGATACGGGCTCAAGTTCACAGACCGCTTCACCCACACCCACCTCGGGGAAGTGGGCAAGAAACACTGA
- a CDS encoding DUF3626 domain-containing protein: MCDVHVTLQFHPDWPFGDGLVIEAIARDGRYRSQFETGTSNGGLTAYEGGDRWLWENRLFDGRYDGAVHSQRPVYGGLNFDHDPYGGSVRFGSTHLRLREEVMDRCTFCFPDSVFEPAAVCGPGEVEELIRLSCSSDLDPLDRYVEAHVHGQVSIARDVEAVVLDPCYRGTDVEGAAAALGCRVEWHPGFTTSTASLDATYRGVEYVKLAQAMGTVLTPDVIGRAARSGHHDGQALKRVWHYLARFGQRA; encoded by the coding sequence ATGTGCGACGTGCATGTCACCCTGCAGTTTCATCCCGACTGGCCTTTCGGTGACGGGTTGGTCATCGAGGCGATCGCCCGCGACGGGCGCTACCGCAGTCAGTTCGAGACGGGCACATCCAATGGTGGCCTCACGGCCTACGAGGGTGGGGACCGCTGGCTCTGGGAGAACCGCCTCTTCGACGGGCGCTACGACGGTGCCGTCCACAGCCAGCGTCCGGTGTACGGGGGCTTGAACTTCGACCATGACCCCTACGGTGGCTCCGTCCGGTTCGGATCAACGCATCTCCGGCTTCGCGAGGAGGTCATGGATCGATGCACGTTCTGTTTTCCAGACTCCGTCTTCGAGCCCGCAGCGGTCTGCGGGCCGGGCGAAGTTGAAGAACTGATCCGACTGTCATGCTCGAGTGACCTGGATCCGCTGGATCGGTATGTCGAGGCGCATGTCCACGGTCAGGTGTCCATCGCACGCGATGTCGAGGCTGTCGTGCTCGATCCCTGCTATCGGGGCACAGACGTCGAAGGAGCAGCGGCCGCATTGGGCTGCCGGGTGGAGTGGCACCCCGGCTTCACTACGTCCACTGCATCACTGGACGCGACCTATCGGGGTGTCGAATACGTGAAGCTGGCCCAGGCGATGGGAACGGTGCTCACTCCCGACGTGATTGGGCGGGCCGCGCGTTCAGGACACCACGACGGCCAAGCCCTGAAGAGGGTCTGGCACTATCTAGCCCGCTTTGGTCAGCGGGCCTAG
- a CDS encoding type II toxin-antitoxin system death-on-curing family toxin, which translates to MEYLTTEDLLAVAADLGVGPIQDLGLLDSAAHRPSASVFARDAYPDIDAKASALLESIVVNHPLVDGNNPLGWLAVVVFYGLNDIDLHAPDDDAYDLVIAVAGGTADHHVAARHLAQWH; encoded by the coding sequence TTGGAGTACCTGACCACCGAGGATCTGCTTGCCGTGGCAGCGGACCTGGGCGTAGGTCCGATCCAGGACCTTGGCCTGCTGGACTCCGCGGCCCACCGCCCCAGCGCCAGCGTCTTCGCACGTGACGCCTACCCGGACATCGACGCGAAGGCTAGCGCGCTGCTGGAGTCGATCGTCGTCAACCACCCGCTCGTGGATGGCAACAACCCCCTGGGCTGGCTCGCGGTAGTCGTGTTCTACGGACTCAACGACATCGATCTTCATGCACCGGACGACGACGCGTACGACCTGGTCATCGCCGTCGCCGGCGGCACGGCCGACCACCATGTGGCAGCTCGCCACTTGGCTCAGTGGCACTAG
- a CDS encoding endonuclease/exonuclease/phosphatase family protein, whose translation MRLATWNVYHGRSPADGTVDASRLAQAVSDLDADVLALQEVDRGQPRSGLLDVTAVAARAMSAAQSRFVPTVIGDPARSWRPAGDQDLDVTARGYGVALVTRYPVRAWHLLRLAPAPLLRAPVLVPGTRRLLWLRDEPRAVLAATLSTPAGVMTVASTHLSYVPGVNVLQLRRTMSWLRQLPGPHILMGDLNLPAALVPRLTGAQLLARATTYPLSRPMVQVDHVIATGAVPPVLGVFTPRPPLSDHAPVVVDLDVRPG comes from the coding sequence ATGCGATTGGCGACGTGGAACGTCTATCACGGCAGGAGCCCTGCCGACGGAACTGTCGACGCCTCGCGGCTCGCGCAGGCGGTGTCGGATCTGGACGCCGACGTGCTGGCCCTGCAGGAGGTCGATCGTGGGCAGCCACGCTCCGGGCTCCTCGACGTGACCGCCGTGGCGGCGCGGGCGATGAGCGCGGCGCAGTCGCGTTTCGTCCCCACTGTGATCGGGGATCCGGCCCGCAGCTGGCGCCCGGCGGGCGATCAGGACCTCGACGTCACCGCCAGGGGGTATGGCGTGGCGCTGGTGACCCGGTACCCGGTGCGCGCGTGGCACCTGCTCCGCCTCGCGCCGGCCCCGCTGCTCCGCGCGCCCGTGCTGGTGCCTGGCACCAGACGCTTGCTGTGGCTGCGCGATGAGCCGCGAGCGGTCCTGGCCGCGACGCTCAGCACTCCCGCCGGCGTCATGACGGTCGCGAGCACCCACCTGTCCTACGTGCCGGGCGTCAACGTGCTGCAGCTGCGGCGGACCATGAGCTGGCTCAGGCAGTTGCCGGGGCCGCACATCCTGATGGGCGACCTGAACCTGCCCGCCGCACTGGTGCCTCGCCTCACCGGCGCACAACTCCTGGCGCGCGCCACGACATACCCCCTGTCCCGACCGATGGTGCAGGTCGACCACGTCATCGCAACTGGCGCGGTGCCCCCGGTGCTCGGGGTCTTTACCCCCCGGCCGCCCCTGTCCGATCATGCACCCGTGGTCGTGGACCTAGACGTGCGACCGGGCTGA
- a CDS encoding response regulator transcription factor produces the protein MTRVLIVEDDPMVFSFLRKGLAAQGFESVVETSAAAAVRSGLVLDIDVVLLDIRLEDGDGLQVLRALRSKGSTVPVIVLTGTGDQDVVTCLENGADDFMRKPFEFSELLARIRTRLRTERRVGELVVGPLSLDLHTRTVLSGQRRIELTSREFAVLELLMRNPGEAVSRTRLLDEVWGLTFDPGTNLVNVYINTLRKKLGADVVETVRGVGYRLPAPAARAPGAATASG, from the coding sequence ATGACCCGTGTCCTCATCGTCGAGGACGACCCGATGGTCTTCTCGTTCCTGCGCAAGGGTCTGGCGGCCCAGGGGTTTGAGAGCGTCGTCGAGACGAGTGCGGCCGCGGCGGTCCGGTCGGGTCTGGTTCTGGACATCGACGTCGTCCTGCTCGACATCCGGCTCGAGGACGGGGACGGGCTCCAGGTGCTGCGGGCGCTACGGAGCAAGGGCAGCACCGTGCCGGTCATCGTGCTGACCGGCACCGGGGACCAGGACGTCGTGACGTGCCTGGAGAACGGGGCGGACGACTTCATGCGAAAGCCCTTCGAGTTCTCCGAGCTGCTCGCCCGGATCCGCACCAGGCTGCGCACCGAGCGGCGGGTGGGGGAGCTCGTCGTCGGGCCGCTCAGCCTCGACCTGCACACCCGGACCGTCCTGTCCGGCCAGCGCCGCATAGAGCTGACCAGCCGCGAGTTCGCCGTCCTGGAGCTGCTCATGCGCAACCCCGGCGAGGCCGTCAGCCGGACGCGTCTGCTCGACGAGGTGTGGGGTCTGACCTTCGACCCCGGGACCAACCTGGTCAACGTCTATATCAACACACTCCGCAAGAAGCTCGGAGCAGATGTCGTGGAGACCGTGCGCGGAGTCGGCTACCGGCTCCCCGCACCCGCGGCTCGGGCGCCGGGCGCCGCCACCGCGAGCGGGTGA